In Podarcis muralis chromosome 14, rPodMur119.hap1.1, whole genome shotgun sequence, one genomic interval encodes:
- the PSMG3 gene encoding proteasome assembly chaperone 3, with product MAERSIVDSKQAEEVVQGIPTEVVCTAFANTILVVVTQYGKMGTLVSVEPNVVADGISSPLLTTKVLLGKDEPLVHICAKHLATSVSQEAGNKPVLLALALKDKSVEGIRILKEVIGRCRVW from the exons ATGGCCGAAAGATCCATTGTGGACTCCAAGCAGGCTGAGGAGGTGGTGCAGGGCATCCCGACTGAGGTGGTGTGCACAGCCTTCGCCAACACCATCCTGGTGGTGGTGACCCAGTATGGGAAGATGGGGACCCTCGTCTCGGTGGAGCCGAACGTGGTGGCTGACGGCATCAGCAGCCCTTTGCTCACCACAAAAGTCCTGCTTGGCAAAGACGAG CCCCTCGTCCACATCTGTGCCAAACATCTGGCGACGTCGGTCTCTCAGGAAGCTGGGAACAAGCCGGTTCTGCTGGCGTTGGCCTTGAAGGACAAGAGCGTCGAAGGGATACGGATCCTGAAAGAGGTGATTGGCCGATGCCGGGTGTGGTGA